The genomic window TAAATTTATAGAAGATAAGTTTCCAATGATGGGTGTAGAAGTAGAAGAGATTAGGGAAGAGGAAGGTGAGAAATTAATATCTTTTTCTGTCAATCCAAATAGACCTGATTATTTAAGTGTTGAAGGGTTAGCAAGAGGTTTTAGAGGATTTATTGGTATTGATCCAGGGATGAGTAAATATGATGTTGAGAAAAGTGATGTGAAACTCTATGTTGAAAATGTAAAAACAAGGCCTTATATAGCTATGGCATTAATAAAAGGGATAGTTATTGATAACTATGTTTTAGAGAGTATAATAAATCTTCAGGAAAAACTTCATTGGGTTATAGGAAGGGATAGAAAAAAAGTAGCTATTGGAATTCATGATTTTGATAAAGTAAAACCTCCATTTTATTATAAAGAAGTTGATAATATCTCATTTGTTCCATTAGGATATAATGAAGAAATGAGTGCTGAAGAAATATTAGAGAAACATGAAAAAGGAATAAAATATAGACATTTGATTAAGGGCAAGTATCCTATAATTTTAGACAGTGAAGGGAATGTTTTATCATTTCCTCCAATAATAAACAGTGAATTAACAAGGGTGACTGAAAGAACAAGGAATCTATTAATAGATGTTACTGGGACTGATAAGGTTGCTGTTGAGAAAACATTAAATATATTAGTAACAGCATTAGCTGAAAGAAAATATAGCAAGATTCATAGTGTTGAGGTCATTGGAAAAGAAAGAGAAATTTATCCAAAGCTGAAAGAAGAAACAATTGTGGTAAATCCTGATTATATTAATAAAATTTTAGGAACAAAGCTACAGCCAGGAATTATGATAAATTATCTAAGAAGGGCTAAGTTAGATGCAGTATTTAGTGAAAATAAGCTTATTGTTTATATTCCTCCATATAGAGTAGATATCTTCAGTGAGGTTGATATTGCAGAGGAAATTGCTATAGCATATGGATATGATAAATTTAAAGGAGTTTATCCAGAAATTGCTACAATAGGGGAGTTGGATAAATTAGAAAAGAGATGTGATTTTATAAGAGAAATTATGATAGGTTTAGGATTTTATGAAGTTATTAATTTAATACTAACCAATGAAAAAGTGTTATTTGAGAAAATGAAATTAAAAGGAGATTATATAGAAGTGTTAAAACCAGCTTCTATAGAGCATAGGATTTTAAGAACCTCCATTCTACCATTAATTATGGAAACCTTAAAAATTAATGAACATAAAGAATTACCAATAAAAATTTTTGAAATAGGAGATTGTGTTATATTAGATGGGAATAGAGTAAGGGAAATTAAAAAAATAGCTGGAGCAATAATGAGTAATGAAACAAACTACAGTGAAATAAAAAGTCATGTTGAAGCTCTTTTAAGAGAGTTAAGGATAGATTATGAAATAGATAGATATGATCATCCATCATTTATTAAGGGTAGGTGTGCTAAAATAATAAAAGATAAAAGAGTAATTGGCTACTTTGGAGAAATCGATCCAGAGGTTTTGACCAATTTTGATTTAGAATTTCCAGTGTCTGCTTTTGAACTTCTTATAGAATAGATTTTTACATATTTTAAGAATAATTTTTCATAGTAAATTATTTATATTAGTTTAGTAAAGTATATATTCCAAAACCTATATTAAAGAATATGCATTTATTCTAATATTTTTTGAATAGAATTTAAAGGTGATAGAATGGAAAAATACGAGAGGGCTGCAGAGGTTTTTAAAGCTTTTGGAGACCCAACAAGGTTAATGATATTAAAACTATTAGCAGAAAATGGAAGTATGTGTGTTTGTAAGATCATAGAAGAATTAAAAAAACCACAGCCTACTATTTCCCACCATCTAAATATTTTAAAGAAAGCAGGAATAGTTAGAGCAAGAAAAGAGGGAACTTGGAACTTCTATTATATAACAAATGATAAGGTTAAAGAGATAATTAAATTAGTAGATGAGTTATAGGGTTAGCTTTTTTTAAAATTAATCTTAAATTTTAAATTCTTACTCTTTTTTAGGTGATCATAATTGAATGTTGAAGAAGAAATTAGAAGAATAGAGGAAGAATTGAGGAGAACTCCTTATAATAAAGCTACACAAAAACATATAGCTAGATTGAAAGCTAAATTAGCAAAACTTAGAGAGCAGGCACAGGGAAGAAAAAGTGGGGGTGGAGGAAAAGGTTATGCTGTTAAAAAAAGTGGAGACGCCACAGCAGCTTTTGTGGGATTTCCTTCAGTAGGGAAATCTACTCTTCTAAACAAGTTAACCAATGCTAAGTCTGAAGTAGGGGCATATGCTTTCACAACATTAACTATTGTTCCTGGAATTTTAGAATATAAAGGGGCAAAAATTCAACTCTTAGATGCCCCTGGAATTATAGCAGGAGCTTCAGCTGGAAAAGGGAGAGGTACAGAGGTTTTATCAGCTGTTAGATCAGCTGATTTAATTTTACTAACAGTAGATATCTTTACCTTAGACCACCTCCCTATAATTGAAAAAGAACTTTATAATGTAGGTATTAGGTTAGATCAAAAACCGCCAGATGTAAAAATAAAAATTAAAGATAGAGGAGGAATTTCTGTAAATTCTACTGTTCCTTTAGATATAGATGAAGATGAGATTAGAGCTATTTTAAATGAGTATAAGATACACAATGCTGATGTTATTATTAGAGAACCCATAACTGTAGAACAATTTATAGATGTTGTTACAGGTAATAGGGTTTATATACCATCTTTAGTTGTGGTTAATAAGATAGATTTAGCTGATGAAAATTACATAAAATATATTGAAGAGCGGCTAAGAGAATTTGGGAAGGATTATGTGCTTGTTTCAGGTAATAAGGGTATTAATTTAGATCTATTAAAAGAGAAAATTTATAATAAATTAGGGTTTATAAAAATATATTTAAAACCACAGGGTAAAAAGCCAGATTTTGATGAACCTTTAATAATGAGAAAAGGAGCTACTGTTAAAGATGTTTGTGAAAAACTTCATAGAGATTTTGTTAAAAACTTCAGATATGCATTAGTTTGGGGAAAATCTGTTAAGCACCCTGGACAAAGGGTTGGATTAGATCATAAGTTAGAGGATGAGGATATATTAACTATTGTTATAAAAAGATAATTTAAATATATAAATGATGAGGAGCTTCTTTTCTTTTCTCTAATATCTTTTTTAAAGCCCATTCTAAGTCTTCTTTACTAACATAATTCCTATCTTCCAAAATAGCCCTATGTAAAGCTGGTTTTAAGAACTTTTCTTTAATATCTCTACCACTGAAACCTTTTGTTTTATCAACAAACTCTTTTAAATTAGCTTTAACAGGTATTGGCATCTTTTTAGCATATAGCTCCATTATTTTTAATCTCTCTTCATCATTTGGTAATTTAAACTCTATTTCTTCCTCAAATCTACTTCTTAAAGCAGGATCTAACATTGATGGATTATTGGTAGCTCCAATAGTAACTACACCTTCATGTTCTTTTATTCCATCTAATTCAGTTAATAGTGCATTAACAACTTCAGATACATCTCCTCTTAAAGACTGATATTCCCTACTTAACCCTATAGCATCCAATTCATCTATAAATATAATGCATGGAGCTGATTCAGAAGCTTTCTGATAAAGTTCCCTTATCATCTTAGCAGCATCACCAACATGCTCCCCTATCAACTCTGGAGCTTTGACCAATAAGAAAGAGGAATTTGTTTCAGTAGCTAATGCTCTAGCCATTAATGTTTTTCCAGTTCCTGGTGGGCCATAGAAAAGTATATTTTTAGGAGCCCATTCTCCAAAGAGTTTTGGATTCTCTAAATATTTCATAATAATCTTACATTTCTTTTTAGCTTCCTCCTGCCCTATTATCTCATCAAATCTTGCTTTTTTAAAGTGTGTTCTAATAATCTTTTTTGGTGTTTGCAATTTAAAAACTGTTTCACTTGTAATCATACCTCCTTCTTTTGGATAAGTTGAAACTACTTTAAATGCATAGTCAGGTAAGATAGAGTTATCAAATAGATAATCCCCTTCTTTAACAATCTCTCCTATCCACTGGTCTCTTGCATAGATATTAAATAAAACTGGATCATCCGTGGTGACTCTAACATTTTCATTACTGACTTTAATTGGAAATCCTACAGGTTCTAAAACAACTAATTTTAGAGATGGAATGGGGTCTTCATAAGTTTTGATTTTAGAAAAAGATTTTATTTTTAAAGGATTGATACTTATTTTACTCACATCTCTCACCAAATAAAAATTAATTATTTAGGGTTAATTTATATATCTACAATGAGATATTAATAACTTTCTAATACATATATAAAAATATATCGATAAGGTTGAAAACATGAGTCTTGACTTGTTTTTCTTCCTACTCTTCATGTTCCTTTTCTTATATCCAGAGTTGATGTGGAGATATAGAATAGTGAGAAGGTTAAAATGTATAAAAGATTTAGAAAGAGAGAGGAAAAGTAGAGTAATTGCTATGATTCATAGGCAGGAAGTATTATCATTTTTAGGAATTCCTATTTATAAATATATAACTATAGAGGATAGTGAAGAGATACTTAGGGCAATAAGATTAACTCCTGAAGATATGCCTATAGATCTAATCATCCACACCCCAGGAGGAATAGCATTAGCAGCTGAGCAGATAGCTTTAGCATTAAAAGAGCATCCTGCTGAGACAAGGGTTATTATTCCTCACTATGCTATGAGTGGAGGAACATTAATAGCATTAGCAGCAGATAAAATCATAATGGATAAAAATGCTGTCCTTGGGCCAGTTGATCCTCAACTTGGACAGTATCCTGCAGTTTCTATCTTAGAAGCATACTGTATGAAAGGAGAAAAGCTTAATGATGAAACTTTAATATTAGTTGATATTGCTAGAAAAGCTATTAAACAGATGGAAGAGTTCGTATATAATTTATTAAAAGATAAATATGGAGAAGAGAAAGCTAAAAAAATAGCTAAAATATTATCTAATGGGAAATGGACACATGACTATCCTTTAACTGTACAAAAATTAAAAGAAATTGGAATTGAAGTAGATACAAATGTTCCAAAAAAGGTTTATGAACTCTTAGATCTATATCCACAACCAAGAGGAGCAAAACCATCTGTTTATTATATCCCTATCCCATATAAAAAAGAGGGGAATAATGAAAAAGATTAAAATTGGAGAGTTAGAGTTTGAAGTAATAATAGCTGATAATATTATAAAAAGGGCATTGGGTTTAATGTTAAGAGATATTAAAGATAAGGCTATGCTATTTTTATATAAAAGAAGAAAAGTGTCTATCCATACATTTTTTATGTTCTACCCAATAGATGTAGTTTTTATTGATAATTATAGAGTTGTTGATGCTGTTAGATTAAATCCTTGGAGCTACTATAAATCAAAAGAGTATTCAACAGCAATGTTAGAATATAAGTGTAGGGAAATTGAACCAAAAAAATTAATAGGAGAAATAGTTATTTTTTATTAAGATGCTCTAATATCACTTTCTCAATATCTTCTACATTATCTATAACATATATCCCATCCATTTCTCTAAGCTTATTGACATTTTCTACATCTTCTTTTCTAATGTAAAGCTTTAATTTCTTACCTCCAGGAATTATAGTTTCTATCTCCCCAACTCTATTATCTGGGGGAAAAATATAAACAGGAACTTTAGCTTTAACTGCCTGAGCTACAGAGTTTGTTATTAATGTATCAGCAATACAGTGAGCAATTTTAGCCACAGTATTAGCAGTAGCTGGAGCTACTATAAAGAGGTCATATTTTCCAGTTTGTAATTTTCCAGGTAAAAATGGAGCATTTGCATCTACTTCAACTCTCACATCATAAAACTCGTCTTTTAAAAGATCCCAAAGTTTATACCACTTTAAAACAACTTTCCCACTTTTTGATGTATATACATCAATATCTAAATTATATTTATTTTTTAGTTTTATCATAAGATTTACTACCTCTTCTATCTTATCTCCACAACCAGTTATTCCCCATGCAATTTTCATATCTATCACCAAAAATTTTAAAACATAAATTAAGATATCTTAAGCTTACATAAATAAGTTTAGGTGAAGAAAATGAAAGTAAAACTATTTGAAGATTTGGGATTTAAAAGGCAAAAGTGTGAAAAGTGTGGAAAGTATTTTTGGAGTATTGAAGAAAAGGATATTTGTGATGACTGTGATAAATATTCTTTTATTGGTAAAAAGGTGACTAAAAAATCTTTTGATTATGATGAGATGGTTAAGGAGTTTATAAAATTTTTTGAAGAACATGGTCATAGACATATAAAAAGAGCTCCTGTTGTAGCAAGAAGATGGAGAGATGATATATTATTAACAATTGCTTCAATTGCTGTTTTTCAACCATGGGTTACTAAAGGGCTTATTAAACCAAAGGCTAACCCTTTAGTAATAGCTCAACCATGTATAAGATTAAATGATATTGATAATGTAGGTAGAACAGGAAGGCACTTAACATGCTTTACCATGGGAGGCCATCATGCATTTAACACCCCTGAAAACTACATTTATTGGCAGGATGAAACAGTTGAACTTTGTTATAAATTTTTTAAAAGATTAGGTATAGATGAGAAAAAAATAATATTTGTTGAAAGTTGGTGGGAAGGAGGAGGAAATGCTGGACCATGTTTTGAAGTATTAACTCATGGTGTTGAATTAGCTACATTAGTTTTTATGCAATATGAAAAGATTGAGAATGATTATAAAGAAATTCCTTTAAAAATAGTTGATACAGGATATGGAATAGAGAGATTTGTTTGGATTTCACAAGGAAAGGAAACAATATATGATGCAATATTTGGAAATATAGTTGAGAAATTGAAAAAGGAGGTAGGGGTTGAGGAGATAGAAAGAGGGATATTAAAAAATATAACTGAACTTTCTGGAATTATGGATATAAGTGATGCTAAGGATCTTAGAGAGTTAAGAAAAAAGGTAGCTGAAAAAGTAGGAATGGATGTAGAGGAGTTAACAAGATTGTTAGAGCCATATGAAAATATATATGCTATTGCTGATCATACAAGAGCTTTAGCATTTATGCTTGGGGATGGGATAGTTCCTTCTAATGTTCAAGAGGGGTATTTAGTTAGAATGTTGATAAGAAAAACACTAAGACATATGGATAAGCTTAACTTATCTTTACCAATAACTGAAATAGTTAGAATGCAACTCAACAGTTTAAAATCCCTATATCCAGAGCTTTTAGAGATGGAAGATTACATTATGGATGTTTTACAAATTGAGGAGAGAAGATATAGAGAGACTCTGAAAAGGGGAGAGGGAATAGTTAGAAGATTGTTAAAGAAAAAAGATATTTCTTTAGATGATCTAATTGAACTTTATGATAGCCATGGATTGCCTGTAGAAATTGCTAAAGAGATATTAAATAAATATGGGAAAGATATTGATATCCCTGACAACTTTTACACACTAATAGCAGAAAGACATGAACATAAGAAAATAGAAAAGAAAAAAGAAAAACTGCCTGAAGTTGATGTTCAAGAGACTGAGCTATTATTTTATAAATATCCAAATGATAAAGAGTTTGAAGCAGAGATATTAAAAATTGTTGATAATTATGTGATACTTGATAGAACACTTTTCTATCCAGAAGGAGGAGGACAAAAGGCAGATAAAGGAAAAATAATAAAAGGAGATAAGGAATATGAAGTTATAGATGTTAAAAAGGAAAATAATATTGTATATCATAAACTTAAATCTGTTGAAGGATTAAAAGAGGGAGATAAAGTTAAGGGGGTTATTGATTTTGAAAGAAGATTAACATTAATGAGGCATCATACAGCAACACATATTGTTAATGCCGCATGTCAAAGAGTTTTGGGCAAGCATGTTTATCAAGCTGGATCAGATGTTGATGTTGATAAAGCAAGGTTAGATATTACACACTATAAAAGAATTAGCAAAGAAGAGTTAAAAGAAATAGAAAAGTTAGCCAATGAAATTGTTCTAGGTAATTATAAAGTTGAATCAGTATTTATGGATAGAAATGAGGCTGAAGAGAAGTTTGGATTTAGAATATATCAAGGTGGTGTAGTTCCAGGAGATGTGTTAAGAATTGTGATGATCAAAAATGATGAGCTAATAGATGTCCAAGCATGTGGTGGAACACACTGCCAAAATACTGGAGAAGTTGGAATGATAAAGATTATAAAAACTGAAAGAATTCAGGATGGTGTTGAAAGATTAATTTATGTCTCTGGTTTAAGAGCTTTAGAGTATGCTAACACTTTAGAAGATATATTAGATAAAAGCTCTAAAATATTAAGATGTTCTTATGAAGATTTACCAAAATCTTTAGAAAAAATATTTGAAGAAAACAAAGAGCTGAATAAAAAATTAGAAGAGATGAGAGAGAAATTAGCTGAACTAAAAAAATATGAGTTGTTAGATAAATTTGAAAAAATTGGAGATTATGAAGTTTTAATTGAGTGTGTTGATGCCGAACCAAAAGACTTGTTAAGCTTAGCTGACAACTTAGCTATTGGAAATAGAATAGTTATTTTAACAAATAATAAAGGCTTTATACTATGTAAAAGAGGGGAAAAAGTTGATGTTAGTATGAATGAATTAATTAAGGCTATAGCCAAAGGAGGAGGAAAGGAACATTTAGCACAGGGAAGATGTGAGAGAAAATTAGAGGAAATAAAAGAGATAGTTAAGAAATTTTTAAAAGAGTAAAATTTATTTTTTAATTTTAAAATAATTTAATTTTATGATAGTTGAAATAGATGGATATTTTATTGGTTTAAAGTTTAAAGATGATTATTTAGTAGCCAATACTATCCCTTTAAAATCTAAACCCAAAGGTTTTGGAGAACTTTCTGATGAATATTTAGATATAGCAGAGATTATATTAAAGCTCTATTTTGCTAAAATGTCAGATAAAGAGGCTAGGAAGAAGGTTAAGCACAAATTGTTAGTTAGCCCATTTATAAAGAAGGTTTTAATATTTATAACAAATATTCCTATGGGAAAAACTGTAACTTATGGGGATGTGGCAAAAGCATTAAACACTTCTCCAAGAGCTGTAGGAAGGGCTCTAAATAAAAACCCTCTACCTCTTTTATACCCATGTCATAGAGTTGTAGCAAAAGATTCTTTAGGAGGGTATGCATATGGCTTAGAAGAGAAGAAGGTGATATTAGATAGAGAGATAAAAAATTTTAAATATAAATAAAGATAAATCTATATAATGTGAGATTATGCTTGGATATTTTTATATCATTTTAGGGGTGATTATTGTTGCCATTGAATCTATAATCCCTGGGTTGTATTTTCCCGCCATTGGGATAGCTTTAATTGTTTATGGTATTTTGTTAATTCTTTTCCCAAATCCAATATTTGATGTTATTTCAGCAATTTTAGCAGGGGTTATTACAGCAATTATTCTTTATTACTTTGTCTATTCTGTGAAAGTAAATGTAAAGGTTGGTGTTGAGGGGTATGTGGGTAAAAGAGGAAGAGCAGTAGAGGATTTTAAAGAAGGATATGGAAGGGTTGAAATAGAGAACCAAACTTGGTTAGCTAAAAGTGAAGATGAAATAAAGAAAGGAGATAAAATAGAAGTTATTGGTTATGAAGGGGTTCATTTAATTGTTAAGAAGGTGACAAAATGATAATATTTTGGATTATTTTAGGAATATTAGTTTTAATTATTATAACAAGGAGTATAGTTGTAGTTAAACAGTATGAAGGGGGTTTAATATTTAGACTAGGGAAAGTTGCTGGAAGATTAATACCTGGTATTAATTTTATTATCCCATTTATAGATGTTGTGCAAAAGGTAGATTTAAGAACAAGAGTAGTTGATATCCCCCCACAAGAAATGATAACAAAAGATAATGCTGTTGTTAGAGTTGATGCTGTTGTTTATTATAGAGTTATAGATGTCATTAAAGCTCTTTTAGAAGTAGAAGATTATGAATATGCTATTATTAACTTAGCTCAAACCACTTTAAGGGCAATAATAGGCAGTATGGAATTGGATGAAGTGTTAAATAAGAGGGAATATATAAACTCAAAATTATTAGAAATATTAGATAAAGAAACAGACCCTTGGGGAGTTAGAATAGAGAAGGTTGAAGTTAAAGAGATTGACCCTCCACAAGATATAAAAGAGGCTATGGCTCAACAGATGAAAGCTGAGAGATTAAAGAGAGCTAAGATATTAGAAGCTGAAGGAGAAAAACAGAGTAGAATATTAAAAGCTCAAGGAATTGCTGAAAGTCTAAAAATAGAAGCTGAAGGTAAAGCAAAAGCTATTCAAATAGTTGCTGAAGCTGCTAGAAACTATTTTAAAGAAGAAGCTCAATTGTATAAGGCATTAGAAGTAGCAAATAATGTATTAAAAGAAAATAGTAAATATATTATCTCTGAAAATGTCTTAGATTTAGCAAAAAATATTATTAAAAAAAGAGATTAAGATTTAATTTCATTGTAAGCATTGAAATCAAATATTACTTCTTTAGCTTTTTCATCAGAAACATCTTTTAACATATTTTTCATTAATCCTTGGTTATTCATAGCTTTTACAAATTCTAATATTCCTGGTAAGAATGTTTCAATTCTCCAATCATATTTAATATATTTAACAGATTCTTTTTCAACATTCTCATCTACTCCTAACCACTTTGTTGAAGCCTCTGCAGCAAGATCCCTATTTTTGTTTATTTCTTCAGTAGCATATCTCAATAGTTTAGCAAAAGTTATAATAGCATCTCTTTTCTCTTTTAGAGATTTTTCTGAAGCTACAACACAGCAACATGGATGGTTTTTCCAAGTACCTCCATTAGATTTTGGTAAATCTTGACTATAAACTATTGCTTTTCCTACACCTTTACTCTTTAAAATCTCTGGCATTGGTTCCCAAGCTATAACAGCATCCAACTGTTTTTGAGACAGCATTTGTGGCATTGATCCTTGTCCTTTACAATTAACTAACAATACCATTGCCTTTTCATTAGGATTTTCAGTATAGCTAATTCCTGAAGCTTTTAAGGCATCTTTTATCATAACATATTGAATAGATGTTGGCAGCGGATGTCCTATTTTAACTTGCTTACCCTCTTTATATTGCTCCTTTATCCAATTAACAAACTCTTGCCAATTATTTGCAGGTATATCCTTTCTAACTACTACTGCTGAACCTTCTCCTTGTAAGCACATTATGATCTTTCCATTACATCCCTTATCAATATAGAATACTGCAGGAGGTACTCCATTTAAACCAATATCTAGCTTCCCTTGAGCTAGTAAGTTCATTATGTCTGCTCCACCAGTTTTTATTAGATAAAGTTCAATATCTGCTATCTTCTTATCATTTTTATACAATTCATACTTTTTTTTAGGTTCAACTTCTTTTAAATAAATACCATATTTTTTGAAGATTTCTGGATGATAGCATGCCACAAATAGGGCTGCATGGTGGTCAGTAGGTAGGTAACCAACAGAGATTTTAACCACTCCATTGTTTTCTTCTACAACTTTTTTTTCCTGACACCCTGCTAAAGCTATTGCTGCACTGACAAATAAGAGGCTAATTAAAATTACCATAGTTTTTCTCATGATATCACCAATATATCATTAAGATAAATCCTTATATAAAAATTTTTATTTTTTTAATAATTATTAACCTATAAAGGAAACCAATGTTGTTGTTTTTTCTATACACAACTCCAAAAAGTATATATATATCTATTTTCTATTTTATAGAATGCTTAAGGTGCAGGGGTCGCCAAGCCTGGCCAAAGGCGCCGGACTTAAGATCCGGTCCCGTAGGGGTTCGTGGGTTCAAATCCCACCCCCTGCACCATTTTTTATTTTAGACAATAATATTCATAAATTTAAATATATGATAGAAAATTTTTAATCTCTTTTTTAACTATTTTAAATATTAAAGTTTTATGTTCTGGTGAAGCTATGGATCTATTAGAGAAATTATTAAAAGGAGAGATAAAGCCATATATGCTAGAAAAATATGTTGATGCTAAAAAAGCTACTGAAATTAGGAGAAAGTTTATTGAGATAAGGACTAATACAAAGTTAGAGCATGTAGCTAAGTATAGTATTAATGAAGAAATGGCAATGAAAAAAAATATAGAAAACATGATTGGAGCTATCCAAATACCTCTTGGATATGCTGGGCCAATAAAGATTAATGGAGAATATGCTAATGGTTATTATTACATCCCTTTAGCTACAACAGAAGGAGCTTTAGTAGCTTCAGTAAATAGAGGATGTTCAGTTGTAACAAAGTGTGGAGGGGTTACAGTTAGGGTCATTGATGACAAGATGACAAGAGCACCATGCTTTAAAACATCTTCTGTTGTAGAAGCAATAGAGTTCAAAAAATGGCTAATAGATAATTTTAAGAAAATAAAAGAGATAGCAGAATCAACAACAAGACATGGAAAACTTATAAAAATAGATCCAATTTTAATAGTTGGAAGGTATGTATATCCAAGATTCTGCTTTAAGACTGGAGATGCAATGGGTATGAATATGGTAACTATTGCTGTTGAGAAAGTTTGTGAATATATTGAAAAAGAACTTAATATAAAAACCGTTTCTGTCAGTGGAAATGCCTGTGTAGATAAAAAGGCAAGTGGCATGAATTTGATAAATGGTAGAGGTAAAAGTGTGGTAGCTGAAGTATATTTAAAGAGGGAAGAAGTTGAAAAATATTTAAAAACTACACCTGAAGCTATAGCTGAAGTAAATAGATTAAAAAATTATATAGGCTCAGCTATTAGCAACAGTATAGGTTTTAATGCACACTATGCAAATATTGTTGGGGCAATATTTTTAGCTACAGGGCAGGATGAAGCTCATATAGTTGAAGGCTCTTTAGGAATAACAGTGGCTGAA from Methanocaldococcus villosus KIN24-T80 includes these protein-coding regions:
- the alaS gene encoding alanine--tRNA ligase; translated protein: MKVKLFEDLGFKRQKCEKCGKYFWSIEEKDICDDCDKYSFIGKKVTKKSFDYDEMVKEFIKFFEEHGHRHIKRAPVVARRWRDDILLTIASIAVFQPWVTKGLIKPKANPLVIAQPCIRLNDIDNVGRTGRHLTCFTMGGHHAFNTPENYIYWQDETVELCYKFFKRLGIDEKKIIFVESWWEGGGNAGPCFEVLTHGVELATLVFMQYEKIENDYKEIPLKIVDTGYGIERFVWISQGKETIYDAIFGNIVEKLKKEVGVEEIERGILKNITELSGIMDISDAKDLRELRKKVAEKVGMDVEELTRLLEPYENIYAIADHTRALAFMLGDGIVPSNVQEGYLVRMLIRKTLRHMDKLNLSLPITEIVRMQLNSLKSLYPELLEMEDYIMDVLQIEERRYRETLKRGEGIVRRLLKKKDISLDDLIELYDSHGLPVEIAKEILNKYGKDIDIPDNFYTLIAERHEHKKIEKKKEKLPEVDVQETELLFYKYPNDKEFEAEILKIVDNYVILDRTLFYPEGGGQKADKGKIIKGDKEYEVIDVKKENNIVYHKLKSVEGLKEGDKVKGVIDFERRLTLMRHHTATHIVNAACQRVLGKHVYQAGSDVDVDKARLDITHYKRISKEELKEIEKLANEIVLGNYKVESVFMDRNEAEEKFGFRIYQGGVVPGDVLRIVMIKNDELIDVQACGGTHCQNTGEVGMIKIIKTERIQDGVERLIYVSGLRALEYANTLEDILDKSSKILRCSYEDLPKSLEKIFEENKELNKKLEEMREKLAELKKYELLDKFEKIGDYEVLIECVDAEPKDLLSLADNLAIGNRIVILTNNKGFILCKRGEKVDVSMNELIKAIAKGGGKEHLAQGRCERKLEEIKEIVKKFLKE
- a CDS encoding methylated-DNA--[protein]-cysteine S-methyltransferase, with the translated sequence MIVEIDGYFIGLKFKDDYLVANTIPLKSKPKGFGELSDEYLDIAEIILKLYFAKMSDKEARKKVKHKLLVSPFIKKVLIFITNIPMGKTVTYGDVAKALNTSPRAVGRALNKNPLPLLYPCHRVVAKDSLGGYAYGLEEKKVILDREIKNFKYK
- a CDS encoding NfeD family protein, producing MLGYFYIILGVIIVAIESIIPGLYFPAIGIALIVYGILLILFPNPIFDVISAILAGVITAIILYYFVYSVKVNVKVGVEGYVGKRGRAVEDFKEGYGRVEIENQTWLAKSEDEIKKGDKIEVIGYEGVHLIVKKVTK
- a CDS encoding SPFH domain-containing protein, with translation MIIFWIILGILVLIIITRSIVVVKQYEGGLIFRLGKVAGRLIPGINFIIPFIDVVQKVDLRTRVVDIPPQEMITKDNAVVRVDAVVYYRVIDVIKALLEVEDYEYAIINLAQTTLRAIIGSMELDEVLNKREYINSKLLEILDKETDPWGVRIEKVEVKEIDPPQDIKEAMAQQMKAERLKRAKILEAEGEKQSRILKAQGIAESLKIEAEGKAKAIQIVAEAARNYFKEEAQLYKALEVANNVLKENSKYIISENVLDLAKNIIKKRD
- a CDS encoding ABC transporter substrate-binding protein — protein: MRKTMVILISLLFVSAAIALAGCQEKKVVEENNGVVKISVGYLPTDHHAALFVACYHPEIFKKYGIYLKEVEPKKKYELYKNDKKIADIELYLIKTGGADIMNLLAQGKLDIGLNGVPPAVFYIDKGCNGKIIMCLQGEGSAVVVRKDIPANNWQEFVNWIKEQYKEGKQVKIGHPLPTSIQYVMIKDALKASGISYTENPNEKAMVLLVNCKGQGSMPQMLSQKQLDAVIAWEPMPEILKSKGVGKAIVYSQDLPKSNGGTWKNHPCCCVVASEKSLKEKRDAIITFAKLLRYATEEINKNRDLAAEASTKWLGVDENVEKESVKYIKYDWRIETFLPGILEFVKAMNNQGLMKNMLKDVSDEKAKEVIFDFNAYNEIKS
- the hmgA gene encoding hydroxymethylglutaryl-CoA reductase (NADPH), whose amino-acid sequence is MDLLEKLLKGEIKPYMLEKYVDAKKATEIRRKFIEIRTNTKLEHVAKYSINEEMAMKKNIENMIGAIQIPLGYAGPIKINGEYANGYYYIPLATTEGALVASVNRGCSVVTKCGGVTVRVIDDKMTRAPCFKTSSVVEAIEFKKWLIDNFKKIKEIAESTTRHGKLIKIDPILIVGRYVYPRFCFKTGDAMGMNMVTIAVEKVCEYIEKELNIKTVSVSGNACVDKKASGMNLINGRGKSVVAEVYLKREEVEKYLKTTPEAIAEVNRLKNYIGSAISNSIGFNAHYANIVGAIFLATGQDEAHIVEGSLGITVAEPENGGLYFSVTLPDLPVGTVGGGTRVETQKECLEMLGCYGDNKALKFAEIVAAAVLAGELSLLGALAAGHLGKAHQQLGR